CTGGAAAAAAAGGGACTGATATAGAAAAGTAGGGTGGCATTACAGAACGATTCTTCCCATAAGCAAAGAAGGATTCTGAACAGAGAAATGAATTATAACACAAAAGATTAATCATATGTATGAAGAAAGTTGTAGAGTAGTAATAGACATAAAAAAAGTTAATGATGCAAAACTAAGCAATAACTTATCTACTAAGATTTCAGCCTttatatacttcagtaaaatggTAATGGCTTAAAACGTTAAAAACTAAAGGTACAACATAATCCAACAGAAAACTTATTAACAATCCAATAACACAGGTGAAAAAACAGTTGAATGGCAAAACAGAGCACAGTATCTGGAAGGAAAACAAATGCTGTAAGTTCCTGATTCAGAAAAGGgtgaaacaaagtgaaagtgttagtaactcagttgtgtccgactttttgtgaccctatggactaccgcccgccaggctcctctgtccatgggcttctccaggcaagaatactggagtcggatgccattcccttctccaggggaatcttcccgacccagggatcgaacttgggtctcctgcgttgcaggccgagtctttaacactgagccaccaggagcacCATCAAAATCATCCACAAGTATAAAGGAACAATTAGAGACAACATAACTAGAAAAAcagtaacatatatatacatatatatatatatatatatttatttctatggctgctaaggaaaagagaaatatgatCACAATGCAATGAGATGACCTCAAAATACTCATGTAAGAACGTACGTATTTAACTGAGTGCTATCTCCTTTAAAGAAATCACTTTTGAGGTTGTATTGTTTCAATATTTCTACCATGGCACAGATGATTTTGGAGATTTTCTAAAAACCATAGtttcaaaaaatatgaaaatacttaCACTTTGTTTTTTTATCCCAAAGAGAGGTTTAAATATCCACTTTATTCACTTGTCCTAGTCAGAAGGGACTGTTACCAGCTTCCAGAAATAAAATCCAATTTGAAAAGATGAAGACTAACTActattaaagatattttttaaatgtgctacAAACTGACAGTAATTCCAAAACTAGAATGTCACATCTTTTTTTAGCAATGGAAGTGTTACTGAACCAAGTTTATGGCTCCCCAAGATGAttacttttttttggtgggggagagATATCACCTATTTGATTGTACAGATTCTGTTATGTTTATAAGACAATGTAACTGCTTCTATAATGGTAATGACTCATACAAAATAAGAACAACAGTTGCTAAGACTATACAAAAGAAATTATAATGTAGGCAGTCTTATGAGAGTGCTGCAAAATACATTCGGCATTGTAATAGTAATCGAACAAATCCTAGTCCATAGACCAAATATTCTGCTATTTGAAATTACAGTCAGATTGCATCTTACAGAAGATCTGTATTAATATCAGCAAAGAATAAAactgtactcttttttttaaagatctctaTATTGCTTTTCAAAGTATGGATTTTTGTACACTATAGTGCTTCAAAATATGTCCACCCAGTTTCTCTTTCAAGTTTtaaactgtttctttttattaagcACTAGGTAAATTATGTAGGTTATATTTTGAAGCCATGTAGTACAaagaagttggagaaggcaatggcaacccactccagtactcttgtctagaaaacctcatgggcagaggagcctggtaggctgtagtccatggggtcagaaagagtcacaggactgagcaacttcacttgcacttctccctttcatgcactggagaaggaaatggcaacccactccagggttcttgcctggagaatcccagggacaggggagcctggtgggctgctgtctatggggtcacacagagtcggacacaactgaagcgacttagcagcagcagcagtacaaagaagtattttttaaGCACATATAGTTATAAATTTGCACAAGCTAACTGTATATGTACTTTTCACTGTAACAAGAAGGTAAGGCTGTTTTATAAAAATCTCTCTGAATtgggagaaataatggaaaaaaagtttatgaaaaccaaagacaaatatGGCCTCAGCAGATACACTAAAGAATGTAGGAACATTAAAGTAAAAGATCATTTTTATTACTACTCAAAAGCAGTTTCATACACACTGGATGTTTATCTTACAAAACTGTACCATGTGCAAAACAGCTATTTATCATATCAAGAGGTGACTCTTGATGGCAGAAACTAAGAAAGTCACACTATACAAATACCTGTGACTCACAGAGTTAAACTATTAAAACACCCTTTATGTATAGCAATTTTCAGTGcattttcagatatattttaaagtccTGACAATGATCCTAGAAGGAAGATATTATCTATCTTCAATTATAAAAGTCAAAGCCAAGGACGTAGATTTTAAATGACTTAccaaagatcacacagctcattaGTGACAGAACAGGGATGAGAAACCAGGTCTTCTGATTCCCAGTCCAGCGTTATACAATGACTGCTGCCAATATTATATTTGTACAAAGTAGGAAAAGTTATGCTTTCAAAAAGTCATATTGTATCTCTCATTCATGCTAAATTTTAGTTTcagaaaataatcattaaaatagtCTTAGTAAGTTTACaaacatgctttttaaattatgtaactgAGCACATGAGttaggccagaaactataaattaTTTATCCAAAACTCAAAACAAGAATGTGCAACAGAGATGAAAATTTGAAGGCTTCCCTCTACCACCTTACTGACGACACTCATCACAAAATTTAAGGGATTCCCCATTGAATCCAAATGTAAAGATTCCAAAGAAAGGTAGTCTCTGGtgagaaaaaaattgattttggAAAACTTCAGTGTTGAATATTGAGGAGGCAAActttatataaacaaataaaatttcatttggcCAAGTGCCAAATTTCCAGGGCCTCTTTCCTATTTCAAAACTGCTGTTTAATGTCAATAATGTCCCCAATTCTGTCATTGAAAAAGATAATTTGATTATGGCtggctctttttttaaattgtggataCTTTTACTTTGTGAGCTGGGGAGAGAAGAAGGATGACAGAGGGAAAAGgtgagtgaactgaacttgaGACAAATGAAAGGTTGATGGTAAAACATCTCTTGAGCACTAGAATTCACTCAGAAAACAGTCCAGGCAAATGGATGTAATTTCTATATAGGCTGAGTATACACTCAATTTCTTGAAATCAATATTTAAGCAAAGTTTTAATAATACCTTACCTTTtaggcaaagagaaaaacagaggctCCAAACAGAAAGcattaaataagtgaataaagatGATCAGTACTATCGCATCTTTGTGCTTCATGGTTAAAATCACTTAAGATGCACATACTATCTTGTCTGCCAAAGAATGTCAGGGCGATAACCCATAAGCCTTGTGCTCTTTCTCTAGCACAGGGGTAACTAAAGGGGGTACTTTGATGCTACCTGAACTTCTCATCAGAAGAAATATCCTTTATTCTAGATCTTGAGATTAATTTATCAAAAAAAGATTCATTCTAAGAATCATCCACTTGCCCTATGAACAATGTAGGtgatagtttaaaaattaaaaatttgaaggGCAGTGGAACTCCCACCATTACCTGAAATTCTACCAGAAGGGATGCGCCCTATCTGAAAAATATCACCCCTCCTTAAGGTTTCCTTTTGTATGACAGTTTGGACAGGAAACCGTAACAAACCAAAGCACTGAATGCATATACTATGTGCTAGCACCAATTCGGAGCTGTGGAGTTTCTCAAGAATTTAACGACATCGTCTCTGCTTCCATGGAGCTCACAATCTGATGAAAGGAACATCTAAACAAGCCAGAGTAATACATGATTTAAGGGCTACAGAatatgattcctttttttttttttttttggcttttaccGTATTGCTGGGAACAAATGTATCATAGTTCTTCCACTAAAACAGGGCAGCACTACACGACAGAAGTAGGAAAATAGcaagaaatatatagaaaaagcCAATGTCCCCCACTTAGGCTCACGGTTCAGTATTCCACAATTTCGCATACAGTGAATCCTGCCAGCTAGCATCCCGGACTACTATAGCATTCACCGAAGTCTATAACCCTGAAGACTGTCCGCTAAATAGAGCGGGGCTGAGGAAGGAACAGAGCCTCTCGGAATTAACACCAGAGCACAACACTAGATACTCTGGTTGTATCTCGTGATACAAACCTGGCTCCTCCGCGGGACACAGACGCCTGGCGCAGCAAGCCCGCCCGCCCGCCACtcgccacctgatgggaagggcGCCTCAGCTGGGACGCGGGACCCTCCGACACGGCTTGGCGAGACCCCGCGCGGAACGTCACAGACCCCCAGAGCTTACTAGCGCTCGACCCCCAGAAAACAAACGAGAATCTGGAAAGACCAGAGAAGCGCGCGAAGTCACCCTCCGCGTCCCGCGCATCCTGCCGGCCCACTCCCCTTCGCGGAAGGAGCGGGCGACCAGCCTGCCGCAGCCCCCATGGCGCGCGCGAGGAGCGAAGGGCAGGGCGGGGAGCAGTCCCGCCCACCCCGAGAGCGCCCGCGGGAACGTTTCCCGCCTGCAGGCTGCAAGGCGcggcttccccctcccctccaacAAACCTTCAGCAGCAGGAGCGAAAGCGAGTCCCCGCCCCGAGGGAGTCCGCGCCGCCCCCGCGCTCTCACCTTTCAAACCTCCCCAGCCTCCGCCTCCGCCCAGGTACCCCAGTCCGGACGGGCGACGTTCCTCCTCCTTCCGGGCGCCAAGGGAAGTCCCGCCTCTGGGCGGGGCTAGGGGCGGGGCCGCGCGGCGGGAGGGGCCGTCTTCCGGGAGCGTGCGCTAGTGGGAGGAGCGGCTGCTGAGCGTTAGGCAGGGCGCCGCCGAGGGGTCCTGGTTTCGACTGAGGTTGGGAGAGGGTCTCGGCGGGCTTGTGAGGGGCCGGGAGGACTGTGCAGACTAAGTAAGCCCGACGCGGGGAAGTGGGGCTTGCTGTGGAAAGGTCTGGTTGCTGGGGAAGGAATCCAGCGTCACGTCCCTCTGGGGAAGGGGGCCAGTCCCCGACTCCCTGACTCTTCCGCTCTCGGCGGTAACTTTGGGGTGTGGCAGGGGTTAGTGACGGCTGTTGACCCGCGATCTGGGCCTGAAGGAGGTTTGTGGTCGCGATGGGGAGATAGTCTTTCTCGAGGCCTCTGGGGGAATAAAACAAATGTTTGTAATCCGGATTATCCGCGGTGACTTGGGCCTCCTCTGCTGCCCAAGTAAAGTTAAAGGCCTGAGCCCTAAAACTTCCGCCAGCCAAGCCCAGCTAGGGACGGGGTCAGGGCCACCGGGTTCCTGGTGAGGTTGAAAGAGTGAGTGTGTAAGGCTGTGTTAAAGTGAGTCAGTGAGAGTAGGCAGAATTTTGTGGGTTGCTTCCGTGTGAGTGTGGGAACTGAGTCCCACAGCCTCACCATGTCAGGGAAACGGAAGCGTGTGGTGCTGACCATTAAAGATAAACTTGATATAATAAAGAAACTTGAAGATGGAGGTTCTTCCAAACAATTGGCAGTGATTTATGGAATTGGTGAAACAACCGTTCGAGatataaggaaaaataaggaaaagatcaTAACTTACGCAAGCAGTTCAGACTCCACAAGTCTTCTGGCTAAGAGGAAATCTATGAAACCATCCATGTATGAGGAACTGGACAAAGCGATGCTAGAATGGTTCAACCAGCAAAGAGCAAAAGGGAATCCTGTGTCTGGACCAATTTGTGCAAAAAGGGCAGAGTTCTTCTTTTATGCTTTGGGAATGGATGGTGATTTTAACCCCTCTGCCGGTTGGTTAACTCGTTTTAAGCAGCGGCACAGCATTAGAGAGATCAATATTAGAAACGAAAGATTAAGTGGAGATGAGACTGCTGTGGAGGATTTTTGCAGCAACTTTCGAGACTATATTGAACGAGAGAATTTGCAGCCCGAGCAAATCTACAATGCAGATGAAACTGGACTGTTTTGGAAATGCCTGCCTTCCAGGACTTCGGTAATCAAAGGTAAATGCACGGTCCCTGGGCACAAGTCAATGGAAGAAAGAGTCACTATCATGTGTTGTGCCAATGCAACAGGTTTACACAAACTTAAGCTTTGTGTTGTGGGGAAAGCAAAGAAACCTCGCTCCTTCAAGTCAACTGACACCTCAAACCTGCCAGTCTCTTATTTCAGCCAAAAAGGTGCATGGATGGATCTTTCCATTTTCCGACAATGGTTTGATAAGATCTTTGTGCCCCAAGTTCGAGAGCACTTAAGATCCAAAGGGTTGCAAGAAAAGGCTGTACTCTTGTTGGATAATTCACCAACACATCCAAATGAAAACGTCCTCAGGTCAGATGATGgccaaatatttgctaaatatttaCCACCTAATGTGGCTTCGTTGATTCAGCCCTTGAATCAGGGAGTCATAGCTACAATGAAGAGAAACTACCGAGCACGTCTTCTCCAAAACAACTTGGAAGAAGGCAATGACCTGAGATCATTCTGGAAGAAGCTAACTCTACT
This genomic window from Bubalus bubalis isolate 160015118507 breed Murrah chromosome 16, NDDB_SH_1, whole genome shotgun sequence contains:
- the JRKL gene encoding jerky protein homolog-like — protein: MSGKRKRVVLTIKDKLDIIKKLEDGGSSKQLAVIYGIGETTVRDIRKNKEKIITYASSSDSTSLLAKRKSMKPSMYEELDKAMLEWFNQQRAKGNPVSGPICAKRAEFFFYALGMDGDFNPSAGWLTRFKQRHSIREINIRNERLSGDETAVEDFCSNFRDYIERENLQPEQIYNADETGLFWKCLPSRTSVIKGKCTVPGHKSMEERVTIMCCANATGLHKLKLCVVGKAKKPRSFKSTDTSNLPVSYFSQKGAWMDLSIFRQWFDKIFVPQVREHLRSKGLQEKAVLLLDNSPTHPNENVLRSDDGQIFAKYLPPNVASLIQPLNQGVIATMKRNYRARLLQNNLEEGNDLRSFWKKLTLLDALYEIAMAWNLVKPVTISRAWKKILPTTEEKEGQDFDEEDISVAAIATILQHTKGLENVPTENIEKWLEVDSTEPGYEVLTDSEIIKRAQGHTDESSENEEEETELIPEKHINHAAALQWTENLLDYLEQQGDMILPDRLVIRKLRATIRNKQKMANSSQ